The window ttttcctttaagtgaagtgattgtcgtgttgtaaaacactgcagcacagcacacggtgaaccaCGAAATCCTCTgtttttatccatcacccttggtgagcagtgtgtggggacggtgctttgctcagtggtacctcagtggcaacttggcggaccggcaaccttctgattacgaggccgcttccttaacccgtacatattttttaaaacagtacATGTAGCTCTTATTTGTTGCATCATAGGGGTTTATAAATCATGATGGACACCATTATCCacttaatgtcatttttaatttgtgtaacccccgaacaaataaataacaaattaatCCATCATAAAGCTTTATAGTATACGTTAATGAAGTCATTTCGGCTTTGTGTCAGAGCTTTGATGAGAGCAGAGCTCttatttgattgtgtgtgtttgtgcatggaGCAGATGTTGCACACCAGCAGACCCCCATGTGTCTATTTGTTATTCAGGCCAGTATTGATCTGGCAGTGAGAAAGAGacttgaataaataaaacagaacctGTGTGTTTTAATCAACCCAACCTGAGGGGGTCGCAAACCAGAATTTTGTTGAATGCGGAAAGAAAAGAACTCTGGCACAAAAATTACCAATATCAAATGGAAAATCGGATGAAAGAATGGACTAAACTTCCCTTGCATgggaaatacatatttaatatcTGTTTAAAGTATTTTTGTCAGTGAAATGATTTACAGAAGCATCAGCTGAACATTTTATGTAGAAAGAGTAAAATAAACactttaaattatatttctgaaaaatataaagttGAGCACTTTTCCCTGCCTGCATCAGTGTATACAAATGTTATATTAGGTaagttaataatgaaaaaaatgcatagCAAATACACATGACAACATAATTGTATCATGCATAAAGCATGCAATGGCTTTAAAGAGAATTACGGCCTTAATTGCTTTCTCAAACAGAATTGATTTCGATTGCCAAGAAACTTTACACACTGGTTTATTATATGAAGAGTGATTTCAAAATACTCGTATTTAAAGCATTATTAGAACATATATTATTAGACtcaaagattcaagattcagtCACTTGTCAAATCAAGTGATTGAATATTGAATCTTTGAATcctgtgtatatgtatatatgctatgaaatatgaaatatgctaTGTATATACATGCTATGAAATGTGGCTCTTAGTTCTCCTTATATGGACTGtgcatgcattttaataaaaaggagAAATTTGTTAATAATGAATTAGCAGCAACCTCATACTGTCAAATATGGATTTGTTAAGTGGTAAGGGTATGCATTTGTTATTTGATCGCTTGAAAGCTGAAACTATTGAGTGAAATTTAAACCACTTGCTAAAGAAATGTTTCTGCGACCCCCAGGCCTGCCTACGCATGCGCATACTGCTCTTTACGTCGCCGCTTGGTGTTTCTGCGCTTGCGCAGTCCAAACCGGTCAGTGACAAGTGTCCGCAGATCGGGCAGTGACGGAGCCACGCCCCGTTACTACGCGGAAATTACTGGAACGACCAATCACGGAAGCGCTCCGCCAAAACAAGCCAATCAGAGGCCGCCGAAGGCCAATCAACACTTACCGCTTCTGGAATTGTTcaaaaaagtgtgaaaagtCTGGTGGAAAGTGGACGTGGTTGCCCGATAAACTAGCTGGAATTTAAGCTTGTTGGCGTGAAATTAACGAGTCGTTCGGCTGCTGAAAGCCCACCGGTCCATGTCACGTGTTTCCAGGCGGCCTTTTAGCGTGGTTTGCGTTTCTAAAACTTGCGCCGGTTTCCACtcgccaacttcttcacaggtaGGTTTGTCGTAAATGCTGCGTGGCCCGATttggagttgtttttttttactctcttttATCAGAAGGGAACCAAATtaatgtttacatatttttttcaagtCCAATCCGTGATCATGAAGCCGTATGGATTGTCGATTTATTCAGGGCCTCTTAATTGGCTGCAGATGTCTGATTCCCGACTTTTCTTTTGTAGACGTTTTCTTCATGGATTCTGAACAAATGTCCCAGTCAGACAGGTAAGGACAGCTGAGCTTAGCTGAAGCTGAGTCTGTGCTTTGCAGCGATGCTGCGTGCATTTCATGCAGGTATTATATGtactgttttatttctgtaatgcGAAAGCATCTAACACATTTTTGAcaatcataaaaaatgtaatccgTAATTCTGTTCTCAGTCACATAAGGAGGGACCATTTAAACGGATCTAATTGTAAATGTGCAAATGGTGGCAGATGTCTCTGAAAGATTGccacagaaaatataaatagCGATCGATAATTGATAATATTTAAATGGTGTAATGTCATGTAATTTCACCAAATGGCAACATAACTGGCTTGTTTCCTCTCCACATGTCTGTTGTATAGTTGGCTGGAATCAGATGGCATCTCTGACTCTGGAAGTGATTTTGAACTTGAGCTGAAGACCACAAAGCGGAAAAGACTGGCAAAAAGGAGTCCGGTCTGGAAACATGCGCACGCTCTTTGTGCTACTCCAGATTTTGCATTGCGCTGCAACCCATTGTCTCTTTTTCTGCACACATCTAGGCACCCAAGAGGCTCAGACGCAAAGCACCACCGACCGGTGAGAGAGCGCAGAGAGGGAGGGGCGGAGAAGGGGGAACACGGGAAATGGGACAGAGGCAGGACACCACCGCAAAGAATATGTTCGAGGCTTTGAGGTCCGGCCGCAGTGCTCTGGTGGTAAGGGTTTAGGTCGAGTAGAGCAAGTCGTTTTTGACAAAAGAACAGCTAGACGAGTTCACACAAATGCAGTTTGAATGATTGCTATTGTTGTGTGTAATGTCCaccagattattattttttgaaggCTGCCCTAAGAGATTTTTATTGATCAGCAGTGGAGATGGGGGTCTTGGGGATGAGATAAGGAGTACAGTGGAAGGCCAAGCCCATTAGTTTGTGATGAAAGGGGGACGGATGAATGAAAGTCTAATGGATGTGGCGAACGCCCTGACCTATGGCGCCCTCTTTACAGCAATATAGCATGACCTTGAGTgctgctctctgattggctcatTGGCTCTCATTGCAGACGGTGGTAGATGAATTGCTGGATTGTTATAAGGAGGACCAGCAGGCGGGTCTTCTGGAACTGATCAACTTCGTGGTGCTGACTTGTAGCTGCAAAGGTCAGAGGTTGCAGGGGACGCTGGGCTCACAGAGGACAGCTTAGGAAATGAGACTGCGGGGTATAATTGAGTTCAAAGGTTAAGGGATTGTGACTTGGCCCTGTCTGTGCACCATCGATCAGGCTTAATCCACGTCGAACCCCCACGCTGCACCAGAAAACAATCTGTATGCTCACACCTCTTTTGCACCATGGAGTAAATCTAAACAcccacaacatttttttttttttaacctttaaccaGCTTTGTCTGGTCTAAtggaagttttgttttttttttgtggtcacaTGTTTActtctttaatttaattgtaaGAAAATATATACGATTGtatatcatttatatatttaataatatattattatttcaatgaTCAAACGTGAAAATGCATCAAtgggtttttatttcttttatagaTAACTTTATCTGGTTTGTTTCCCTTGTTAGGCATGGTGACCAAAGAGATGTTTGAATCCATGGAAAATGCTTATATTATTTGTCAGTTGACCAAAGAGTTCAATGAGGTAAGGACCACATTCTATTTCCATCTgaaataaaattgaattaaatggaaatttagaagcatgtaaataaaaatctcCTGCATCACATTCCATCCTGGAGATCCCACCCCATTTGGTTTGGCTTTCCGTTTCCATTAAACTGTCGTTGCATTGACATATGTTCCATGGGACTTTAGGatattgtaatatttcaaaATTAAACCCTACATGACAGATGAATTGATAAGTCAAAATGCAACAACTGATTAAGCATtgtgttaaaaatatttgtattataattattatatcagAACTGAGCAACAGTACCAGCTGACCCCTATAAATCAGTGTCTGCACTCGTATGTTATGTTACTCTCAATATATTCCTCTGATGCTCCTATGCCCAGGACTCACCGAGTTACCCCTTATCCCTTGTGGGGGTGCGGGGGAGACGTTTTCGGGAGGGTCTGACTGAGTTTGTGTCCCAGCTGGTGCTGCGCTCTCAGAACAGCCTGCTGTTTGACGGCTACTTGTTCCCCTCACTggtgtccttcctcactggtcTGTCGGACTCACAGGTCCGATCCTTCCGCCACACCAGCACGTTCACAGGTCAGTCAGAGCTGCAGTATTAGAAATTAGAGGAATAATGGTGAGCACTAAGCACAGTCACTGGTGAGATGGTGTGATTTTGTCCTCTCTCAATGGTGAGTCTGTAGGTCTCCACCATCTGTCGTTGTCAGACTCATTAATGAGGCATCACTGACCAATTCACACTCATCAATAATCgcaagttaaagattttcagatGATTGATTAGGCTCAGCTTGTGTCTGTGTTACTttatggcatgtgtgtgtgtgtgtgtgtgtgtgtgtgtgaatgcatacACAGTGATGAAGCTGATGAGTGCCCTGATGGGCGTGGCTGTCAGTGTTGCCACTCAGTTGGATGTGAATCGGCGTCAGTGGGACCTGGAGAGAAGTAAGACGGTTGAAAGCAGGGCAGTTGACCGATTGGAGGAGCTGCAGACTTTACACAACGaggttacacactcacacacactcagtataACGCATATTTAAAGCATGCAAAAGCACTTGCTTCCATAATTGGCTGAGTTTACTTAATTATATTGTTGGGATTATTGAGAGTatctaaaatgttttatatagtaCTGCATAAATCTAACCAGGTGGATCAGatacactcacaaatacacaaaaaatatagattaatgtaTGTGCAATttaaatttattacatttatccagagtgacttacagtcagtatttacagggacagtcgccctggagacactcagggtaaagtgtctatctcagggacacaatggtagtaagtggggtttgactaCTACAGTGCATATAGTGGTATGCAAACGTTatggcacctgagctcaattccCACCCATTTCTCCTTGCAAAAGCCTTCAAATTAAGGCATGTTTTCTGCAAGGGTCTCCAAACCTTTGTTTGGCACTGTatacacagcagaacatgaGAAATTCAGAACCTGTTTAAATGATATGTCCCTTACAAATCCAACAACCGTTGACTGCAGTATGTTGCTTCACCCtccgtgtgtgtacgtgtgtctttttgtgtgtttgtttgtgtaatcAGCTGCTCGAGGGCCAGACTGAGCTGAATCTGTTGGTGAACAGCATCATAAAGGGAGTGTTTGTGCACCGGTACCGGGACATTGTGCCTGAGGTCCGAGTTGTATGCATGGAAGAGCTGGGGGTGTGGATCTTCAGGAACCCGGCCACTTTCCTGAACGACGCACACCTTAAGTACCTGGGCTGGATGCTGCATGACAAGGTGGGGGGGCGTGAGGTGTAAATTAATTCAGTTGTTATATTAACTTGTcctttgtgtttccttttgtttttctggagtcatacaattttttatgttttttacatgttttatggctagtagcctagcgggtaactcactcacctgtgaaccagaagacccaggttcaaatcccacttactaccattgtgtccctgagcaagacacttaaccctaagctgctccgggggggaatgtccctgtaactactgactgtaagtcgctctggataaataatgtaaatgtagagtgaCTTACATCAAGTAGTGACAGAGGCTCACAATTTTAGTAAgaggggcttgaacctgtgactttgtggtcttctggttcattgtcaagggtgttaaccactaggcaaccaccaccccacccactttttttttttttccagaacaatGAAATACTTTCTAAAGATAAGCTTATTGATGCTCTTGCCGTGACTGGAGTTTTCTCTGTTCACACAGCAAGCTGCGGTTCGTCTTTGTTGTGTGAAGGCTTTGCAGGGCCTGTACCAAGACAGGGACTTCTGTTCCCAGCTGGAGCTCTTCACCACCCATTTCAAGGTAATGTGCCTCCGTCTCTGTGTTCTCTCTTTCATCTGCATTGTATAAATTTGCAGTGGTTCACTTCAAATACTGTTGCCTTTTACTGATCTGGTTCGCCACTGCCCCATGGTTCCATGAGTGAGCGAAGCTGCTGTTGCAGGGGCTGTGGTGGAAAAGCTCCCCTAATTAAAGGTTAAATTTAAAATTTGATTGCGATTATGAATACCTCttatcgatgcatcccatacattttctacattacttcacatgatgtttttaaCAAGAGACAAGGTTTCGTGTGGACTCTCTTATTTGATACTATGAGTTGGAAAAACTGGTCAGAAAAGCGCCTTTGTCCACGGCGCCAGGTGAGCGCCAGGAGAactttgtttttctgctcattggagcaaatctaaagccgctttcagaacAAACGTGACGTGCGCTGCAaggttttgcttttttaaaaagtggagCTCAAAGCTCTGTGCTTGCTGTGGGGCACAAGGCCGCTGAGCCACATTCACTACcgtaagcattttttttataccgctgccagaaaatcaccaatcaacgtcattatgatataatcgatgcATAATCGTCCATACCTGCATTGGTTATAAGATTAGTTTAAACGCCCCTACTCATCAGATTCCCCCCTCTTAGGAGAGGATGCTGGCCATGGTGCTGGATGAAGACCCTGTGGTTGGTATGGAGACAGTCAGTCTGCTACTTCTGATCCACCAGTGAGCAAATAATTTTCTGCTGGTGTGTGCGTCTGATGTGCAGATGTGATGTGTCTcagattgacttttttttttttttttttcctcgtgaTGCTGCTTGTGTGCATGCAGGAATATGGAGAATGGCCTGTCGCCGGAGGAGCGCTGTtgtgtgtatcctctggtgtatggAACAGACAGGGGCCTGGCGTCAGCAGCTGGAAAATTCCTATATCACATGTCAGTAAAGGGTTTCACGTagacacacatttaaacaaaactGTGACAAACAGGTTTTTCTTGAAGAGACTCCgattaaaatgttcattgaCTGTTAAGGAAAATAATTTGTGAATAATCCATCATATAAAATCTGGcataactgtaaatgtattttcagGTTTTCCATGGAGGTAGAAGAACATCAGTTGGTCAAGCCTAGTGTGACCTTCTTCAAACAACTTGTTAGGTTTTTCATCAGAGACAAAGTAATTAATGTTTAgtgattttgtaattttttttaagaacttttttAGGTTCTCATTCTTAATTCttaataggggtggtagtagcctaggggtaacacactcgcctatgaaccagaagacccaggttcaagtcccgcttactaccattgtgtccctgagcaagacaaattgctccatgggggactgtccctgtaactactgattgtaagtcgctctggataaaggcgtctgataaatgctgtaaatgtaaatgttaaaatgtatgaaCATGGAGTCCAATGCTCAGGGTAAAGTGACGCAAACACAAAGGAAAGCATGGCATCCCGTCTTAACAATTCGTGAtaaatctttcatttaaattctgtaTGTGGATTTGCTGAAGCAATCATCCTCTTGTGTCTGTATCTCTGTCAGTACCATGAGCACGGAGATTACCTGGTTGACAGTTTCTGGGATGCTGCAGGGACAGAGCTGAGGGACTGGGAGACGACGGTTTCATTACTGCTGTCGGAGGAATGGGGGCCGGAGGAGGGTGAGAATCTGCCTCACTCTCAAATGgcagatttttttaatgtttggaaTCAGGAAACTGTGATGTTGATTGGGAAACAAGTTGTTGCTGGGAGCAactgttattttatgtttaaagaaGATGCTCaacatgtatgtatatgtatgtgttgtcagccatggaggaagaggaggagtctGTTCTGATAGAGCTGATGGTGTGTGCAGTTAGACAGGCAGCTGAAGCCACGGTGCCTTTGTGCCGAGTCCGGGGCAAGAAGGTGAGACAGGGAAAGGGACAGACTCATAGTTAACTTTTCAATATACTGGTCTTATAGGTGCTGAAATGCCTAATAACCGGATTTAATACATCACTTGGCAGATTAGGATTTTACAGAATCATCTGAACATGATTTGGTAAAGAGAGAAGTACATTTTGTTAGAAAATATCACTAGGAGGTGCCAGAGGGTGTGGTTTGCTTACCTCAGTTTTGAGAACCAAAAGTATAAAGCAGTGCTTCCAAAATGTATTAGTCCTGGGGACCAGCAGTCAGGCAAACTGACTTTCAACATAAATTACAGGTTTAGTCACCCACTGGGATTATTTAAAATCTACATTCTAATGTGATTGGTATGCCTGCTTTATCGCCACTAACTCTTGTGTCTCTCACATGTATGGAATAGAAAGGCAAGATGCAAGTAGTATGTTACTCCCCAgtaccagtgggttaattagattttttttttttttctagaacaCCGGTAACCCAACTTCCTGGTTGCGCCAAACGTTGTGTCTTATTAcgtaatttccgcgaatgccccctcaacttctgtAGGCCgctttcctcctcgtcccgcctctctcctcctcattagcatttaaagctacagacaccgaaacggtgtgcgtcctggggaaatctcattgtgggactagatcaaagtagctgtaattctgtaccATGGCTGAGTTTCAGGAAGAGACCTCAGATACAGTAtaaggggaccaataagacagatataaaatttatatctgatatttttttttcataataggagactttttaatgcttatttaattaaaaggaTCACTGTCTTCAATTTGAACTATTTATTGCCACAGCTTGTGTGTATCTAGACAATTTctatgctctttttttaaacatcttttCCAGAGCCGCACAATGATAGATAAGAAACTCCAGGCTCAGTACCGAAGACGCATCACAACTAATTTCATTCCTCAATTACCACAGCTGCTTAGCAAGGTGACATTTCAGCACCTATTCACGTCCCCTTTTATGAGGCTGGCGAGTGTGTGTCTCGTTATGAACTGTGGATTCGTTCTGTTGTTTCAGTACTCGGCGGATGTGCAGAAAGTGAGTTGTCTGCTTCGCGTCCCTCTCTGTTGTGACCTGGAGGTGTACAGCAGTACAGAGCGAATGaagattgtaattttttttttcccagtttggAAAATGTTCTTTGTACATTCTTCATATGATTGAAAATActgtttacagggagtgcagaagttgtatttttgaggaattattttatttttgaacaaccatgttctcaatgaacccaaaaaactcattaatatcaaagctgaatgtttttggaagtagtttttagtttgtttttatttttagctattttagggggatatctgtgtgtgcaggtgactattactgtgcataattattaggcaacttaacaaaaaacaaatatatacccatttcaattatttatttttaccagtgaaactaatataacatctccacattcacaaatatacatttctgacattcaaaaacaaatcaaaaacaaatcagcgaccaatatagccacctttctttgcaaggacactcaaaagcctgccatccatggattctgtcagtgttttgatctgttcaccatcaacattgcgtgcagcagcatc of the Denticeps clupeoides chromosome 18, fDenClu1.1, whole genome shotgun sequence genome contains:
- the stag3 gene encoding cohesin subunit SA-3: MSQSDSWLESDGISDSGSDFELELKTTKRKRLAKRSPAPKRLRRKAPPTGERAQRGRGGEGGTREMGQRQDTTAKNMFEALRSGRSALVTVVDELLDCYKEDQQAGLLELINFVVLTCSCKGMVTKEMFESMENAYIICQLTKEFNEDSPSYPLSLVGVRGRRFREGLTEFVSQLVLRSQNSLLFDGYLFPSLVSFLTGLSDSQVRSFRHTSTFTVMKLMSALMGVAVSVATQLDVNRRQWDLERSKTVESRAVDRLEELQTLHNELLEGQTELNLLVNSIIKGVFVHRYRDIVPEVRVVCMEELGVWIFRNPATFLNDAHLKYLGWMLHDKQAAVRLCCVKALQGLYQDRDFCSQLELFTTHFKERMLAMVLDEDPVVGMETVSLLLLIHQNMENGLSPEERCCVYPLVYGTDRGLASAAGKFLYHMSVKGFTFSMEVEEHQLVKPSVTFFKQLVRFFIRDKYHEHGDYLVDSFWDAAGTELRDWETTVSLLLSEEWGPEEAMEEEEESVLIELMVCAVRQAAEATVPLCRVRGKKSRTMIDKKLQAQYRRRITTNFIPQLPQLLSKYSADVQKVSCLLRVPLCCDLEVYSSTERMKICLEQLLHQVCTIVSKHTEVSVLEACARVACALSYDLYTFSTRVHQTFSQLMDGLMENFNNTLNPFQQLDYTEDEMYSGIASLKRIAAFGSALDLTSWKLFEPCHGLLRDVVLNGREMSMEAFLWLCDLLVVFSKASVKGQSALQSLSLCPDGCLKAEMASYLMDYVFDEPEDNLFEEEENEKAKITSLGRHRNQLAGYCKLILSGALEMSAGTVVLKHYTKFYKEYGDIVKEMLNTLKAKCPEENAKTVCLCLQQLFTTLVEDQPAELDFGDVRELAKHLASSFGVNLSRVRKPLVSLHQSGVQFAVRSAEDGSRPNLAFLEILCEFSPKVTKQDRVQLLDYVKRLSSSASSRWLDMYKRSLGFGVKDSSAETSPKKPKRQRTFAQVASIENSELPEEEEEGISEPDSEESSLQRKISSKRRQQKDVSSPECSDIDSQLDMLSLFESDKDEEEQEEDDDDEAMIEDDSDSDIALPSSRHINYLEDLFDK